From one Microbacter margulisiae genomic stretch:
- a CDS encoding Rossmann-like and DUF2520 domain-containing protein — protein MNIVCIGAGNVGWHLASHLAEADFTISQVVSRTMDHAHKLGQLVNAPYTTSMSEVFPGADIYLYAVPDHQLSSVIAQNPIKTGIHCHTAGSLSMDIFAEHVENYGVFYPLQTFSKQKQVDFHDIPILIEANNKHNLHLLQKMASHLSNNILLTTFQQRQQLHLAAVFACNFSNNLFTIADQLLKGANLPFDLLLPLIRETVEKAAILTPETAQTGPAARKDTDVIEMHLTMLENDKQLQTLYRLLTDNILKNKATVSK, from the coding sequence ATGAATATAGTATGTATAGGGGCAGGAAATGTTGGCTGGCATTTGGCAAGTCATTTGGCAGAAGCTGACTTTACGATATCGCAGGTCGTAAGTAGGACTATGGATCATGCACATAAGTTGGGACAACTGGTCAATGCACCATATACAACAAGCATGTCGGAAGTTTTTCCTGGTGCAGATATATACCTTTATGCAGTACCCGACCATCAATTATCGTCTGTTATAGCTCAGAATCCTATTAAAACAGGAATTCATTGCCATACGGCAGGCAGTTTATCGATGGATATTTTCGCAGAACATGTAGAAAACTACGGAGTATTTTATCCTTTACAAACGTTCTCAAAGCAAAAACAAGTTGATTTTCATGACATTCCAATCCTAATTGAAGCCAATAACAAACACAATCTGCATCTTCTGCAGAAAATGGCTTCGCATTTAAGTAATAATATTTTGCTGACTACCTTTCAGCAACGTCAACAACTACATCTTGCAGCAGTTTTTGCCTGCAATTTTAGTAATAATCTTTTTACTATTGCTGATCAACTACTGAAGGGAGCAAACCTACCTTTTGATCTTTTATTGCCTTTAATACGTGAAACTGTAGAAAAAGCTGCTATTCTCACTCCTGAAACTGCTCAAACCGGACCTGCTGCCCGTAAAGATACGGATGTCATAGAAATGCATCTGACAATGCTGGAAAACGACAAACAATTGCAAACACTGTATCGTTTACTTACTGACAATATTTTAAAAAATAAGGCTACCGTTAGCAAGTAG
- a CDS encoding LiaF transmembrane domain-containing protein produces MKQDNRLSWAIILIFFGLLFLGEHLNIFPAFVRNFLFDFRNYPFYAGIIFLLTNKNHAIGIILLIIGILFRLSDIIRFTQNISEYIWPSLLIIAGVVLLIGAKHRKR; encoded by the coding sequence ATGAAACAGGACAATCGATTATCATGGGCTATTATTCTGATTTTTTTTGGTTTATTGTTTTTGGGAGAACATTTAAATATCTTTCCTGCATTTGTCCGTAATTTTCTGTTTGACTTTCGAAACTATCCTTTTTATGCAGGAATCATTTTTTTACTAACCAATAAAAATCATGCTATCGGCATCATTTTACTTATTATCGGAATTTTATTCCGACTATCAGATATCATTCGTTTTACTCAAAATATTTCAGAATATATCTGGCCAAGTCTCTTAATAATAGCCGGAGTAGTGCTTCTTATAGGAGCAAAACACAGGAAAAGATAA